A stretch of DNA from Micromonospora sp. WMMD1155:
CGGGGTGCTGCTCGGCCAGGCCCGGCAGGCTCGGCGCACCATCCCGATGGCCGAGGCGCCGCCCCCGCGCTGCGACGGCGTCTACGGCGCGAAGTTCCCCGGTCCCGCGCTCACCATGGTCGTGCTCGGTGACTCGTCGGCGGCCGGCTACGGGGTGCACCGCCGTCGAGAGACACCCGGGGCCCTGCTCGCCACCGGTCTGACCCGTCGGCTGCACCGGCCGGTGCGGCTGCACCGCTTCGCGGTCGTCGGTGCCATCTCCTCGGCACTCCGCCACCAGGTCGAGGCGGCGCTGGAATGCCGACCCGACATCGCGGTGATCCTCATCGGCGGCAACGACATCACCAACCGCACCCCGCGCGGGCTGGCGGTGCGCTACCTGGTCGAGGCGGTGCACACGTTGCGCGACGCCGGGTGCGAGGTGGTCGTCGGCACCTGCCCCGACCTGGGCGCGATCCGCCCGATCCAGCCGCCGTTGCGGTGGCTGGCGCACCGGTGGAGCCGGCAACTCGCCGCCGCCCAGACGGTCGCCGTGGTCGAGGCGGGCGGTTGGACGGTCTCCCTGGGTGACCTGCTCGGCCCCCGGTTCACCGCCGAGCCGACCCGGATGTTCGCCTGGGACCGGTTCCATCCGTCCGCCGAGGGTTACGCGATGGCCGCCGCCGCGCTCCTGCCGACGATGCTCTCCGCGCTCGGCGCGGGGCAGGAACGACGGGTTACGCCGACGCCGGGCGAGGGCGTACGGTCGCTGCCGGAGGCCGCGCAGGAGGCGGCCCGGCACGCCGGCACGGAGGTCAGCGGCACCCGGGTCCGGGG
This window harbors:
- a CDS encoding SGNH/GDSL hydrolase family protein; amino-acid sequence: MGVADSVVPGGTRWRQARRFARLAAIGTGATVAAAVATGGVLLGQARQARRTIPMAEAPPPRCDGVYGAKFPGPALTMVVLGDSSAAGYGVHRRRETPGALLATGLTRRLHRPVRLHRFAVVGAISSALRHQVEAALECRPDIAVILIGGNDITNRTPRGLAVRYLVEAVHTLRDAGCEVVVGTCPDLGAIRPIQPPLRWLAHRWSRQLAAAQTVAVVEAGGWTVSLGDLLGPRFTAEPTRMFAWDRFHPSAEGYAMAAAALLPTMLSALGAGQERRVTPTPGEGVRSLPEAAQEAARHAGTEVSGTRVRGRDRGPEGRWAQLRRRAFFGVGAVPQHGSASDTSTVEGLA